One stretch of Ornithinimicrobium ciconiae DNA includes these proteins:
- a CDS encoding chymotrypsin family serine protease: MDRRPSSAINENVDVGSSLVITSVLLAATEMSYAQFASLADESFRYDMAVSKEAPPRLRATEPVVSAEVWLVGAVTGEERQNLPDWVPKGHVSATELKHFNEELASRAPAHQGEVTYDPDITFGGLTAAELDDLVFLAYDLKLTVEEAANRGTYAGSIARLAAEWEFRPGYTGWGFQGETPYLTWKSPIPDDVLTDLEYLPYPEVRIHESNFGLTQLEAASNKLLADLTGVVPRGTTIFTDMDPSSGTIAVTTSSPFVNGKVARTHTSPSFEVTYSVSSDIKYDGAGVAHERQKSLGSDPSASVALRGGANFSGCTSGFILISTTTSMKRVGTAGHCATHGTSRIYRNHPADGTQAATLPSPITYWWDGWDWGHFASGGNGTLQTFYYDYEDKRYVEGVGSPGYGQLLSVFGYTTKARKSAIVSVFSRSCARDGGRTHALTVMDRRKTTGGDSGGPWFSGNDAYGVHSGVCLDTNTNSFTRVSIFPVQGWKVWIR, translated from the coding sequence GTGGATCGGAGGCCAAGCAGTGCGATCAATGAGAACGTCGACGTCGGTTCCTCGCTCGTGATTACCTCGGTACTCCTGGCCGCAACGGAGATGAGTTACGCGCAGTTCGCCTCACTTGCCGATGAGAGTTTCCGATATGACATGGCTGTGAGCAAGGAAGCTCCACCCCGTCTACGGGCGACCGAGCCAGTGGTGTCGGCGGAAGTCTGGCTAGTTGGGGCTGTGACTGGTGAAGAACGCCAGAATCTACCCGATTGGGTTCCAAAGGGTCATGTTTCGGCGACCGAACTCAAGCACTTCAATGAAGAGCTAGCGTCAAGGGCACCAGCACACCAGGGGGAGGTGACGTACGATCCAGACATCACATTCGGAGGGTTAACCGCTGCCGAATTGGATGATCTAGTCTTTCTTGCGTACGATCTAAAGTTGACGGTTGAAGAAGCTGCCAACCGAGGAACATACGCAGGCAGCATCGCAAGGTTAGCTGCGGAGTGGGAGTTTAGGCCTGGTTATACTGGATGGGGATTCCAAGGGGAAACACCGTATCTTACATGGAAGAGTCCCATTCCTGACGACGTGTTGACTGATCTCGAGTATCTGCCGTATCCCGAGGTGCGCATCCATGAGTCAAACTTTGGCCTCACGCAACTTGAAGCGGCGTCTAATAAGCTACTCGCGGACCTTACTGGGGTCGTGCCACGTGGTACCACCATATTCACTGATATGGACCCGTCATCTGGCACTATAGCCGTAACGACAAGTAGCCCGTTCGTGAACGGGAAGGTGGCGCGTACCCATACGTCCCCTTCATTCGAAGTCACGTATAGCGTCAGTTCCGACATTAAATACGACGGTGCCGGGGTGGCACACGAGAGGCAGAAAAGTCTCGGATCCGATCCCAGTGCTTCAGTGGCCCTGCGCGGTGGTGCCAACTTCTCTGGTTGCACATCGGGGTTTATCCTCATCAGCACGACGACCAGTATGAAGCGAGTCGGGACCGCAGGGCACTGTGCGACTCACGGCACGTCACGCATCTACCGAAATCATCCAGCAGACGGAACGCAGGCAGCGACGCTGCCGTCGCCCATAACGTACTGGTGGGATGGGTGGGATTGGGGACACTTTGCTAGCGGGGGCAACGGTACACTGCAGACTTTCTACTACGACTACGAGGATAAGAGGTATGTCGAGGGGGTTGGGTCGCCAGGGTACGGGCAGCTCCTAAGTGTCTTTGGGTACACCACCAAGGCGAGGAAATCTGCCATCGTGTCTGTCTTCTCGCGTTCGTGCGCCCGCGATGGTGGACGGACACATGCCCTGACTGTGATGGACCGTCGAAAAACAACCGGCGGCGACAGTGGAGGCCCCTGGTTCTCGGGCAATGATGCGTACGGGGTTCATTCGGGAGTCTGCTTGGACACGAATACCAACAGTTTCACAAGGGTATCCATCTTTCCGGTACAGGGGTGGAAGGTGTGGATCCGGTGA
- a CDS encoding phytoene desaturase family protein yields the protein MSDVVVVGSGPNGLAAAVTLARAGLSVTVLEGQSTVGGGVRTLPLVSDRVAEAEGLLRDVCAAVPAAAPTSPFFAEFDLAARGVELIVPEISYAQPLDDGRAGLAYRDLARTAERLGVDGQRWRRLLGPLAAHPHEVAAIALSDKRSVPAGNPLQLARAGAAFGASTALMGGSWGDGYWRTEEARSLIAGVSAHTISALPSLAAAGTASYLGALAHGPSGWPLVRGGIGAITRALVADLEAHGGQVITDHPVRTPSDLPPARVHLLNTHARVAADLLAEPYRSRLSALPLGGGVCKLDYVLSGPVPWADPEVRRAGTVHVGGTVAQMRAAENEVVAGRHADRPMVLVSDPAQFDDSRLGASGLRPVWAYAHVPNGSTRDVRPAVDAQLERFAPGFRDLVVDCVVTPASAMSEHNAAYPGGDIAGGLISMWRMVARPGPAIDPYAVAPGVYLCSQSAPPGPGVHGMAGLHAARRVLRQEFGIRTLPSLAPRT from the coding sequence GTGAGTGATGTCGTGGTGGTCGGATCGGGGCCCAACGGTCTGGCCGCCGCCGTCACTCTGGCTCGGGCAGGTCTTTCGGTCACCGTCCTGGAGGGGCAGTCGACGGTCGGCGGGGGAGTGCGCACGCTGCCTCTGGTCAGCGACCGGGTCGCCGAGGCCGAGGGATTGCTGCGCGATGTGTGCGCGGCCGTGCCTGCCGCGGCGCCGACGTCGCCGTTCTTCGCGGAGTTTGACCTGGCAGCTCGCGGGGTGGAGCTCATCGTCCCGGAGATCTCCTACGCCCAACCGCTGGATGACGGTCGGGCCGGCCTTGCCTACCGCGACCTGGCGCGGACGGCTGAGCGTCTGGGCGTGGACGGGCAGCGGTGGCGCCGGCTGCTGGGGCCGCTGGCGGCCCACCCGCACGAGGTCGCGGCGATCGCCCTGTCGGACAAGCGATCCGTGCCGGCGGGCAACCCGCTGCAACTGGCTAGGGCCGGGGCTGCCTTTGGCGCGAGCACCGCGCTGATGGGCGGGTCGTGGGGCGACGGCTACTGGCGCACCGAGGAGGCGCGCAGCCTGATCGCCGGGGTGTCCGCGCACACCATCTCGGCACTGCCCTCGCTCGCCGCCGCGGGCACCGCCAGCTATCTCGGAGCCCTCGCGCACGGACCCTCGGGCTGGCCGCTCGTCCGGGGCGGCATCGGTGCCATCACTCGGGCGCTGGTGGCCGACCTGGAAGCACACGGCGGGCAGGTCATCACCGACCACCCGGTGCGCACCCCGAGCGACCTCCCGCCTGCCCGGGTCCACCTGCTCAACACCCACGCCCGCGTGGCTGCGGACCTGCTGGCCGAGCCCTACCGCTCCCGGCTCAGCGCGCTGCCCCTGGGGGGCGGGGTCTGCAAGCTCGACTACGTGCTCAGCGGCCCCGTGCCCTGGGCCGACCCGGAGGTCCGCCGGGCGGGCACCGTGCACGTCGGCGGCACGGTCGCGCAGATGCGCGCGGCTGAGAATGAGGTGGTGGCGGGACGTCACGCAGACAGACCGATGGTGCTGGTGAGCGATCCGGCGCAGTTCGACGACTCCCGTCTCGGGGCCAGCGGTTTGCGCCCGGTGTGGGCCTACGCCCACGTCCCGAACGGCTCGACCCGGGACGTGCGGCCGGCTGTTGACGCCCAGCTCGAGCGCTTCGCCCCAGGTTTCCGGGATCTGGTTGTCGACTGCGTGGTCACTCCCGCATCCGCGATGTCGGAGCACAATGCCGCCTATCCCGGTGGGGACATCGCCGGAGGACTGATCTCGATGTGGCGGATGGTCGCCCGTCCCGGACCGGCCATCGATCCGTATGCCGTGGCGCCGGGTGTGTATCTGTGCTCCCAGTCCGCCCCGCCTGGCCCGGGTGTGCATGGGATGGCCGGGCTGCACGCTGCCCGTCGGGTGCTGCGCCAGGAGTTCGGAATCAGGACGTTGCCCTCGCTGGCACCGCGGACCTGA
- the aspS gene encoding aspartate--tRNA ligase yields MLRTHEAGTLRSEHVGTTITLTGWVARRRDHGGVAFIDLRDASGIVQVVARDEVLTGTAHDLRSEYCVKVVGDVTAREGKDVNPDLPTGAVDVVATSIEVLSAAEALPFQIDERVTVGEEARLRHRYLDLRRPGANSAGQNLRLRSKVNAAARTVLNDLDFVEIETPTLTRSTPEGARDFLVPARLQPGSWYALPQSPQLFKQLLMVAGMERYYQIARCYRDEDFRADRQPEFTQLDIEMSFVEQDDVIELGEAIAKAVWAVKGIELTTPFPRMTYAEAMRRYGSDKPDLRFEIELVECTDFFADTPFRVFQSEYVGAVVMPGGASQPRRQFDAWQEWAKQRGAKGLAYVTVTEDGTLGGPVAKNLSDAEREGLAAHVGAKPGDCVFFAAGATKASRALLGAARLEIARRAELIDESAWSFLWVVDAPLFEPASDAVASGDVAVGGGAWTAVHHAFTSPQEQFVDSLEYDPGSVLAYAYDLVCNGNEIGGGSIRIHRRDIQERVFGIMGLSEEEAQEKFGFLLEAFKFGAPPHGGIAFGWDRIVALLAGTESIRDVIAFPKSGGGFDPLTEAPAPITAQQRKEAGVDAKPEPTAPAPQGAEEVNPRQS; encoded by the coding sequence ATGCTTCGCACCCACGAGGCCGGCACGCTGCGATCCGAGCACGTCGGCACCACCATCACCCTCACCGGCTGGGTGGCCCGACGCCGCGACCACGGCGGCGTGGCCTTCATCGACCTGCGCGACGCCAGCGGCATCGTCCAGGTCGTCGCCCGCGACGAGGTGCTGACCGGCACCGCCCACGACCTGCGCAGCGAGTACTGCGTCAAGGTCGTCGGGGACGTCACCGCCCGCGAGGGCAAGGACGTCAACCCCGACCTGCCCACCGGTGCCGTCGACGTGGTCGCCACCTCCATCGAGGTGCTGTCCGCCGCCGAGGCGCTGCCCTTCCAGATCGACGAGCGGGTGACCGTCGGCGAGGAGGCGCGTCTGCGCCACCGCTATCTCGACCTGCGCCGCCCGGGCGCCAACTCCGCAGGGCAGAACCTGCGCCTGCGCAGCAAGGTCAACGCTGCAGCCCGCACGGTGCTCAACGACCTGGACTTCGTCGAGATCGAGACCCCGACACTGACCCGGTCCACCCCCGAGGGCGCCCGTGACTTCCTGGTCCCGGCACGTCTGCAGCCCGGCAGTTGGTATGCCCTGCCCCAGTCCCCGCAGCTATTCAAGCAGCTGCTGATGGTGGCTGGCATGGAGCGTTACTACCAGATCGCCCGCTGCTACCGCGACGAGGACTTCCGCGCCGACCGGCAGCCGGAGTTCACCCAGCTCGACATCGAGATGAGCTTCGTCGAGCAGGACGACGTCATCGAGCTCGGCGAGGCGATCGCCAAGGCCGTCTGGGCCGTCAAGGGCATCGAGCTGACCACGCCGTTCCCGCGGATGACCTACGCCGAGGCGATGCGGCGCTACGGCAGCGACAAGCCTGACCTGCGCTTCGAGATCGAGCTGGTCGAATGCACCGACTTCTTCGCCGACACCCCCTTCCGGGTCTTCCAGTCGGAGTATGTCGGCGCGGTCGTCATGCCTGGTGGGGCCAGTCAGCCGCGGCGCCAGTTCGACGCCTGGCAGGAGTGGGCCAAGCAGCGCGGTGCCAAGGGTCTGGCCTATGTCACCGTGACCGAGGACGGCACCCTCGGCGGACCAGTGGCCAAGAACCTGTCCGACGCCGAGCGGGAGGGCCTGGCCGCCCACGTCGGTGCGAAGCCCGGTGACTGCGTGTTCTTCGCCGCCGGTGCGACCAAGGCGTCCCGCGCCCTGCTGGGCGCGGCACGTCTGGAGATCGCGCGGCGCGCTGAGCTGATCGACGAGTCCGCCTGGTCCTTCCTGTGGGTGGTCGACGCTCCGCTGTTCGAGCCGGCCAGCGACGCGGTCGCCTCCGGTGACGTGGCCGTTGGTGGTGGCGCCTGGACTGCGGTGCACCACGCCTTCACCTCGCCCCAGGAGCAGTTCGTGGACAGCCTGGAGTACGACCCGGGGTCCGTGCTGGCCTATGCCTATGACCTGGTCTGCAACGGCAACGAGATCGGCGGCGGGTCCATCCGTATCCACCGCCGCGACATCCAGGAGCGGGTCTTCGGCATCATGGGGCTGTCCGAGGAGGAGGCCCAGGAGAAGTTCGGCTTCCTGCTCGAGGCGTTCAAGTTCGGTGCCCCGCCGCACGGTGGGATCGCGTTCGGCTGGGACCGGATCGTGGCCCTGCTGGCTGGGACGGAGTCGATCCGCGACGTCATCGCCTTCCCGAAGTCCGGCGGCGGCTTCGACCCGCTGACCGAGGCGCCTGCGCCGATCACGGCCCAACAGCGCAAGGAGGCCGGCGTCGACGCCAAGCCCGAGCCGACGGCGCCCGCCCCGCAGGGTGCCGAGGAGGTCAACCCGCGCCAGAGCTAA
- a CDS encoding SigE family RNA polymerase sigma factor — translation MSRQHGEQDFEEFYRATAPRVVHLVYATTGDMTIAQDSAQEAFARAWQRWSQISTYDEPLAWVRTVARRIAISAWRKKGAQDRAYVRHGAAASVDGPGVDRVAVLEALQTLSDPIRESVALYYIADLSIEQIAQETGAAVGTVKSHLHRGRRQLAEALEIKENDHA, via the coding sequence ATGAGCCGACAGCACGGCGAGCAGGACTTCGAGGAGTTCTATCGCGCGACGGCACCCAGGGTGGTCCACCTGGTCTATGCCACGACCGGCGACATGACCATCGCCCAGGACAGCGCCCAGGAGGCCTTCGCCCGCGCCTGGCAGCGCTGGTCCCAGATCAGCACGTATGACGAACCGCTGGCCTGGGTGCGCACGGTCGCCCGCCGCATCGCGATCTCTGCGTGGCGCAAGAAGGGGGCGCAGGACCGGGCCTATGTCCGACACGGTGCGGCAGCCAGTGTGGACGGCCCGGGCGTGGACCGGGTCGCCGTCCTCGAGGCTCTCCAGACGCTGAGCGACCCGATCCGTGAGTCGGTCGCGCTCTACTACATCGCCGACCTGTCGATCGAGCAGATCGCCCAGGAGACCGGGGCCGCCGTCGGCACCGTCAAGTCCCACCTTCACCGGGGCCGGCGCCAGCTCGCCGAGGCCCTCGAGATCAAGGAGAACGACCATGCGTGA
- a CDS encoding chymotrypsin family serine protease, whose protein sequence is MANDGLSDAELSDITNLSRVQDISVDEGIRRYAGFDAFRTLREDVASQFPNLYVAGTWEEGEGTVSITGEEIPIELEQLLADSPITVTLSRGHELTLVELESLVASLNEGFKEFDSGVQYEIDAPSPAVDVLFTGGVPTGLGTISEVVPEAVEVNLIPFGVGPVTLKDTKLRGGALLNGSGCLTSYTLRSATGNTIRMGTAAHCVTLGGTAHYALHSGDGSTSVNLNVLSSGGTTTDIALLSHAGWTPLSTFYATWNDKRTATARAGIPEVGDPVCHFRRVGTDRCSTVKRMRLANGYYTAIMWDNVSGGGDSGGPWYYSHTAVGVHTGTILEDGVNRSFFTPVHNYVQRFGYYVRIG, encoded by the coding sequence ATGGCGAACGATGGGCTATCCGACGCAGAACTGTCTGATATCACCAATTTGTCTCGCGTTCAGGATATTTCAGTCGACGAAGGCATAAGACGCTATGCTGGGTTCGACGCTTTCCGCACTCTTCGGGAAGACGTAGCGAGTCAGTTCCCCAATCTCTATGTCGCCGGGACGTGGGAAGAGGGAGAGGGAACGGTCAGTATCACGGGCGAAGAGATCCCTATAGAGTTGGAGCAACTGCTCGCGGACTCTCCTATCACTGTCACCTTGTCGCGGGGTCACGAGTTAACGCTGGTTGAATTAGAGTCGCTTGTTGCGTCTCTCAATGAGGGCTTTAAGGAGTTCGATTCGGGAGTGCAATATGAGATAGACGCACCAAGCCCGGCGGTCGATGTCTTGTTCACTGGAGGAGTGCCGACCGGGCTTGGGACAATAAGTGAGGTCGTTCCTGAAGCGGTGGAAGTAAACCTCATACCGTTTGGCGTGGGTCCTGTGACTCTAAAAGACACAAAATTACGCGGAGGCGCTTTGTTGAATGGAAGTGGTTGCCTCACGTCCTACACGCTCCGAAGTGCCACTGGTAACACTATTCGAATGGGAACTGCGGCGCATTGTGTGACCTTGGGTGGCACTGCACACTACGCACTGCACAGTGGTGATGGTTCGACGTCGGTGAATCTCAACGTCCTTTCTTCTGGTGGCACGACGACAGACATTGCCCTGTTGTCGCATGCTGGTTGGACACCACTCTCTACCTTCTACGCTACATGGAATGACAAGAGGACTGCGACCGCCCGCGCGGGAATCCCAGAGGTTGGAGATCCTGTCTGTCATTTCCGTAGAGTTGGGACGGATCGATGTAGCACAGTAAAAAGGATGCGACTTGCCAATGGCTACTACACCGCAATCATGTGGGATAATGTCAGTGGGGGCGGGGATAGTGGCGGACCCTGGTATTATAGCCATACTGCCGTAGGTGTTCACACAGGTACGATCTTAGAAGATGGCGTGAACCGCTCCTTTTTCACGCCGGTTCATAATTACGTGCAGAGATTTGGGTACTATGTCCGCATCGGGTGA
- a CDS encoding NUDIX domain-containing protein gives MALDAPRLPAHDLEDQIAPRPVSHSELVLRGRVWDVRRDTVDLGEAGTVVREYVDHPGAVAVLALREDRGAPEVLLIKQYRHPVGALEWELPAGLLDVEGEPPWRAAARELAEEADLRAERWDLLADYVSSPGGLSEALRVYLARDLSDVPDHELFEREHEELGMPTAWVELDDAVEAVLTGRIRNATVAIGLLSAQAGRSRDWECLRAADAPWPAHRSPGIVASSPETC, from the coding sequence ATGGCGCTCGACGCCCCCCGGCTGCCCGCGCACGACCTCGAGGACCAGATCGCCCCACGGCCGGTCAGCCACTCCGAGCTGGTCCTGCGCGGCCGGGTCTGGGACGTGCGCCGCGACACCGTCGACCTGGGGGAGGCCGGCACCGTCGTCCGGGAGTATGTCGACCACCCGGGCGCCGTCGCAGTCCTGGCCCTGCGCGAGGACAGGGGAGCGCCGGAGGTGCTGCTGATCAAGCAGTACCGTCACCCGGTCGGTGCGCTCGAGTGGGAGCTGCCGGCCGGCCTGCTCGACGTGGAGGGGGAGCCACCGTGGCGGGCCGCAGCGCGGGAGCTTGCCGAGGAGGCGGATCTGCGAGCGGAGCGATGGGATCTGCTTGCCGACTACGTCTCGTCGCCGGGTGGTCTCAGTGAGGCCTTGCGGGTCTACCTGGCGCGCGACCTGTCCGACGTGCCCGACCATGAGCTCTTCGAGCGCGAGCACGAGGAGCTGGGTATGCCGACCGCCTGGGTCGAGCTGGACGACGCGGTTGAGGCCGTGCTGACCGGCAGGATCCGCAACGCCACTGTGGCGATCGGGCTGTTGAGTGCCCAAGCGGGCCGGTCCCGCGACTGGGAATGTTTGCGCGCGGCCGACGCGCCCTGGCCTGCGCACCGATCACCCGGGATCGTGGCTTCGTCACCGGAGACCTGTTGA
- a CDS encoding CTP synthase: MAEQTKHIFVTGGVASSLGKGLTASSLGLLLRARGLRVTMQKLDPYINVDPGTMNPFQHGEVFVTEDGAETDLDIGHYERFLDINLRGRGNVTTGQVYNDVIAKERRGEYLGDTVQVIPHITNEIKARMRADAHELSPEDTPDVIITEIGGTVGDIESLPFLEAARQVRHDLGRANCFFVHVSLVPYLAPSGELKTKPTQHSVAQLRQVGISPDALVLRADREIPMSIKRKISMMCDVEVDGVANCVDAPSIYDIPKVLHAEGLDAYVVRTLGLPFRDVDWTDWDALLRRVHEPEHEVEVALVGKYIDLPDAYLSITEALRAGGFANDARVSIRWVASDDCRTEAGATRELAGADAILVPGGFGIRGIEGKIGALRWARERQVPTLGICLGLQAMVIEYARNVAGIDGASSTEFDPDTPAPVIATMEEQRAFVEGAGDLGGTMRLGSYPATLSEGSVAAGVYGTTSVEERHRHRYEVGNAYREQLSDAGLVISGTSPDGELVEFVELSADTHPYYIATQAHPEFKSRPHRAHPLFAGLVSAALDVQRSQRLVEVERAPAG, translated from the coding sequence GTGGCGGAGCAGACGAAACATATCTTTGTGACCGGAGGAGTTGCCTCCTCACTCGGCAAGGGCCTGACCGCCTCGAGTCTGGGACTCCTGTTGAGGGCGCGCGGCCTGCGGGTGACTATGCAAAAGCTCGATCCCTACATCAACGTCGACCCGGGCACGATGAACCCGTTCCAGCACGGTGAGGTCTTCGTCACCGAGGACGGGGCCGAGACCGACCTCGACATCGGGCACTACGAGCGCTTCCTCGACATCAACCTGCGGGGACGCGGCAACGTGACCACCGGGCAGGTCTACAACGACGTCATCGCCAAGGAGCGGCGGGGTGAGTACCTCGGCGACACCGTCCAAGTCATCCCGCACATCACCAACGAGATCAAGGCGCGGATGCGCGCCGACGCGCACGAGCTGTCCCCGGAGGACACCCCGGACGTCATCATCACCGAGATCGGCGGCACCGTCGGCGACATCGAGTCGCTGCCCTTCCTGGAGGCCGCGCGCCAGGTCCGTCACGACCTGGGCCGGGCCAACTGCTTCTTCGTGCACGTCTCGCTCGTGCCCTACCTCGCACCCAGCGGCGAGCTGAAGACCAAGCCCACCCAGCACTCCGTGGCCCAGCTCCGTCAGGTCGGCATCAGCCCCGACGCCCTCGTGCTGCGGGCGGACCGCGAGATCCCGATGTCGATCAAGCGCAAGATCTCGATGATGTGCGACGTGGAGGTCGACGGGGTCGCCAACTGCGTGGACGCCCCCTCCATCTACGACATCCCCAAGGTGCTGCACGCGGAGGGCCTCGACGCCTACGTCGTGCGCACTCTCGGGCTCCCCTTCCGCGACGTGGACTGGACCGACTGGGACGCGCTGCTGCGCCGGGTGCACGAGCCCGAGCACGAGGTGGAAGTCGCCCTGGTCGGCAAGTACATCGACCTGCCGGACGCCTACCTGTCGATCACCGAGGCGCTGCGGGCCGGCGGCTTCGCCAACGACGCCCGGGTGTCGATCCGGTGGGTGGCCTCTGACGACTGCCGCACCGAGGCTGGCGCCACCAGGGAGCTGGCCGGCGCCGACGCGATCCTGGTGCCGGGCGGGTTCGGCATCCGTGGCATCGAGGGCAAGATTGGAGCCCTGCGCTGGGCGCGGGAGCGCCAGGTGCCGACCCTCGGCATCTGCCTGGGTCTGCAGGCCATGGTCATCGAGTACGCCCGCAACGTGGCCGGCATCGACGGTGCCAGCTCCACCGAGTTCGACCCGGACACGCCGGCTCCGGTGATCGCCACCATGGAGGAGCAGCGCGCATTCGTGGAGGGCGCCGGCGACCTCGGCGGCACCATGCGCCTGGGCTCCTACCCGGCGACGCTGTCCGAGGGCTCGGTCGCCGCCGGCGTCTACGGCACCACCTCCGTCGAGGAGCGCCACCGCCACCGCTACGAGGTCGGCAACGCCTACCGCGAGCAGCTCTCCGACGCCGGCCTGGTCATCTCGGGCACCTCGCCCGACGGGGAGCTGGTCGAGTTCGTCGAGCTGTCCGCTGACACGCACCCCTACTACATCGCGACCCAGGCCCACCCGGAGTTCAAGTCACGACCGCACCGGGCGCACCCGCTTTTTGCCGGCCTCGTGTCCGCCGCCCTCGACGTGCAGCGCAGCCAGCGCCTGGTCGAGGTCGAGCGCGCCCCCGCCGGCTGA
- a CDS encoding glycosyltransferase, giving the protein MSRILMVTGVVAGGVGRHVEQLTRSLVDLGHTVLVASPPVVAARFALADAGAELVPIEIGSRPLPQRDRRAVAALRTAMQGVDVVHAHGVRAGALCVLARTGNHPPLVVTTHNAPPEGRLAAVVHRNLERVVCRGANLVLGVSQDLLQSARERGAAEVGAAVVPAARAEATVDRQAVRAELGLADGTQLVVGVGRLAPQKGFDRLLDALEVAGTSSADALVAIAGEGPQAEALQRRIDRADLPVRLLGHRTDVPDLLAAADIAVSSARWEGQPVWLQEALSVGAPIVATDVGGTEEVLDGAGLLVPGDDAEALGAALTALLSDDILRADLSVRALARAADLPTAEDAARAALEAYRRASSAAATRDVD; this is encoded by the coding sequence GTGAGCAGGATCCTGATGGTGACCGGGGTGGTCGCCGGGGGCGTGGGCCGGCACGTGGAGCAGTTGACCCGCAGTCTCGTCGACCTCGGGCACACGGTGCTGGTGGCCTCGCCGCCGGTCGTGGCCGCGCGCTTCGCCCTGGCCGACGCGGGCGCCGAACTGGTGCCGATCGAGATCGGCTCCCGGCCTCTGCCACAACGGGATCGGCGCGCCGTGGCCGCCCTGCGCACCGCGATGCAGGGCGTGGACGTGGTGCACGCCCACGGGGTGCGCGCCGGGGCGCTGTGCGTCCTGGCCCGGACCGGGAACCACCCGCCGCTCGTCGTCACCACCCACAACGCGCCACCCGAGGGACGCCTGGCAGCCGTCGTCCACCGCAACCTGGAGCGGGTGGTCTGCCGGGGCGCCAACCTGGTCCTGGGGGTGTCCCAGGACCTGCTGCAGAGCGCGCGTGAGCGTGGCGCGGCTGAGGTGGGCGCGGCAGTCGTCCCTGCGGCGCGCGCCGAGGCGACCGTGGACCGTCAGGCGGTGCGGGCGGAGCTGGGCCTGGCTGACGGCACGCAACTGGTGGTCGGCGTGGGCCGGTTGGCCCCGCAGAAAGGCTTTGACCGGCTGCTCGACGCGCTCGAGGTGGCAGGGACCAGCTCCGCTGACGCGCTGGTGGCGATCGCGGGGGAGGGTCCGCAGGCCGAGGCCCTGCAGCGGCGCATCGACCGAGCGGACCTGCCGGTGCGGCTGCTGGGCCATCGCACCGACGTGCCGGACCTGCTGGCCGCGGCGGACATCGCCGTGTCGTCGGCCCGCTGGGAGGGCCAACCGGTCTGGCTGCAGGAGGCCCTCAGCGTGGGCGCACCGATCGTGGCCACGGACGTCGGCGGCACCGAGGAGGTGCTCGACGGTGCGGGACTGCTGGTCCCCGGCGACGATGCCGAGGCCCTCGGAGCCGCGCTGACCGCTCTGCTGAGTGACGACATACTGCGCGCTGACCTCAGCGTCCGCGCACTGGCCCGGGCAGCAGACCTGCCCACTGCCGAGGACGCCGCGCGGGCGGCGCTGGAGGCCTACCGGCGTGCCTCGTCAGCCGCCGCGACACGTGACGTAGACTGA